The following are from one region of the Ochotona princeps isolate mOchPri1 chromosome 15, mOchPri1.hap1, whole genome shotgun sequence genome:
- the ATP5F1B gene encoding ATP synthase subunit beta, mitochondrial — translation MLSLVGRVAAASASGALRGLGPSASLPQAQLLLRAAPAAVQPARDYAAQTSPAPKGGLATGRIVAVIGAVVDVQFDEGLPPILNALEVQGRDTRLVLEVAQHLGESTVRTIAMDGTEGLVRGQKVLDSGAPIKIPVGPETLGRIMNVIGEPIDERGPIKTKQFAAIHAEAPEFMEMSVEQEILVTGIKVVDLLAPYAKGGKIGLFGGAGVGKTVLIMELINNVAKAHGGYSVFAGVGERTREGNDLYHEMIESGVINLKDATSKVALVYGQMNEPPGARARVALTGLTVAEYFRDQEGQDVLLFIDNIFRFTQAGSEVSALLGRIPSAVGYQPTLATDMGTMQERITTTKKGSITSVQAIYVPADDLTDPAPATTFAHLDATTVLSRAIAELGIYPAVDPLDSTSRIMDPNIVGNEHYDVARGVQKILQDYKSLQDIIAILGMDELSEEDKLTVSRARKIQRFLSQPFQVAEVFTGHMGKLVPLKETIKGFQQILAGEYDHLPEQAFYMVGPIEEAVAKADKLAEEHS, via the exons ATGTTGAGTCTTGTGGGTCGTGTGGCCGCGGCGTCGGCCTCCGGGGCCTTGCGGGGTCTCGGCCCCTCAGCGTCCCTCCCGCAAGCTCAGCTCTTACTGCGCGCCGCCCCAGCAGCGGTCCAGCCCG CTCGCGACTATGCTGCGCAGACCTCGCCGGCGCCCAAGGGAGGCCTGGCCACCGGGCGCATCGTGGCCGTCATCGGTGCCGTGGTGGACGTCCAGTTTGACGAGGGGCTGCCACCTATCCTGAACGCCCTGGAGGTGCAAGGCAGGGACACCCGGCTGGTTTTGGAGGTGGCCCAACATTTGG GTGAGAGCACAGTACGGACCATTGCTATGGATGGCACAGAAGGCTTGGTTCGAGGCCAGAAAGTCCTGGATTCCGGGGCCCCCATCAAAATCCCTGTTGGTCCTGAGACTTTGGGCCGCATCATGAACGTCATCGGAGAACCTATTGATGAGAGGGGCCCCATCAAGACCAAGCA GTTTGCTGCTATTCATGCGGAGGCTCCTGAGTTCATGGAGATGAGTGTGGAGCAGGAGATCCTGGTGACTGGGATCAAGGTTGTGGACCTGCTCGCTCCATACGCCAAGGGTGGCAAAATTG GGCTGTTTGGTGGTGCCGGAGTTGGCAAAACAGTACTGATCATGGAGCTGATTAACAACGTAGCCAAGGCCCATGGTGGTTACTCGGTGTTTGCTGGTGTTGGAGAGAGGACCCGTGAGGGCAATGACCTGTACCATGAGATGATTGAGTCTGGTGTCATCAACTTGAAGGATGCCACCTCCAAG GTAGCGCTGGTGTATGGGCAGATGAATGAGCCACCAGGTGCTCGGGCCcgggtcgctctgactggacTGACTGTGGCTGAATACTTCAGAGACCAGGAAGGTCAAGATGTACTGCTGTTTATCGATAATATCTTCCGCTTCACCCAGGCTGGCTCGGAG GTGTCTGCCTTATTGGGCAGAATCCCTTCTGCTGTGGGTTATCAGCCTACCCTGGCCACTGACATGGGCACCATGCAGGAGCGTATCACCACCACCAAGAAGGGCTCCATCACTTCAGTACAG GCCATCTATGTGCCGGCTGATGACTTAACggaccctgcccctgccaccACCTTTGCCCATCTGGATGCCACCACTGTCCTGTCCCGTGCTATTGCCGAACTGGGTATCTATCCTGCTGTGGATCCTCTGGACTCAACCTCCCGCATCATGGATCCCAACATTGTTGGCAATGAGCATTATGATGTTGCCCGTGGAGTGCAAAAGATCCTGCAG GACTACAAGTCCCTCCAGGACATCATTGCCATCTTGGGTATGGATGAACTGTCTGAGGAAGACAAGCTGACTGTGTCACGTGCCCGCAAAATTCAGCGTTTCCTGTCTCAGCCATTCCAGGTGGCTGAGGTCTTCACAGGCCACATGGGGAAGCTGGTCCCCTTGAAGGAGACCATCAAAGGGTTCCAGCAGATTCTGGCAG GTGAATACGACCATCTCCCAGAGCAGGCCTTCTACATGGTAGGACCCATTGAAGAAGCGGTAGCGAAGGCTGACAAGCTGGCTGAAGAGCACTCATGA
- the PTGES3 gene encoding prostaglandin E synthase 3, producing MQPASAKWYDRRDYVFIEFCVEDSKDVNVNFEKSKLTFSCLGGSDNFKHLNEIDLFHCIDPNDSKHKRTDRSILCCLRKGESGQSWPRLTKERAKLNWLSVDFNNWKDWEDDSDEDMSNFDRFSEMMNNMGGDEDVDLPEVDGADDDSQDSDDEKMPDLE from the exons gCAGCCCGCTTCTGCAAAGTGGTATGATCGAAGGGACTATGTCTTCATTGAATTTTGTGTTGaagacagtaaagatgttaatgtaaattttgaaaaatccaaACTTACATTCAG TTGTCTTGGAGGAAGTGATAATTTTAAGCATTTAAATGAAATTGATCTTTTTCATTGTATTGATCCAAAT GACTCCAAGCACAAAAGGACGGACAGATCCATTTTATGTTGTTTACGGAAAGGCGAGTCTGGTCAGTCATGGCCACGGTTAACAAAAGAAAGGGCAAAG CTTAATTGGCTAAGTGTGGATTTCAATAATTGGAAAGACTGGGAAGATGATTCAGATGAAGACATGTCTAATTTTGATCGTTTCTCTGAG ATGATGAACAACATGGGTGGTGATGAGGATGTAGATTTACCAGAAGTAGATGGAGCAGATGAT gaCTCACAAGACAGTGATGATGAAA aaatgccAGATCTGGAGTAA